A section of the candidate division WOR-3 bacterium genome encodes:
- a CDS encoding cupin domain-containing protein codes for MEKIQIFKIFEEKEEYWNPIEIAKIEDVAVRVAKIQGEFPFHTHTEGDELFIVLKGEIFIDTEERTYNLKEGEGILVKKGIRHRSRANIPSIIMLVEPKRLVTKPKID; via the coding sequence ATGGAAAAAATTCAGATTTTTAAAATTTTTGAAGAAAAAGAAGAATACTGGAATCCAATTGAAATTGCCAAAATAGAGGATGTTGCTGTTAGGGTAGCAAAAATCCAGGGTGAATTTCCCTTTCATACACATACAGAAGGAGATGAGTTATTTATTGTATTAAAGGGTGAAATTTTTATTGATACAGAAGAAAGAACATATAATTTAAAAGAAGGAGAAGGAATTTTGGTAAAAAAAGGAATAAGACACAGATCAAGAGCAAACATTCCTTCTATAATTATGCTTGTAGAACCTAAAAGACTTGTAACTAAACCTAAAATTGATTAA
- a CDS encoding type III pantothenate kinase — MNKVICIDIGNKNIKIGTFKNLKEKPEVFIDKKENSSKIIEKLINKYGNLKIYGISVVPFIKEKLMEKFKIKFFENNDFKEIKNPYIDKEKLGIDRIVNVYAAINLFKKDVIVIDFGTAITIDVAFKNGDFKGGLIIPSPKTQLEVLSKKTALIKMDEIYKGLKIIGKSTEECVSFGIKNVTIFGIKGILDMIKRKYRKNFKIIITGGDAFIFKKYLKNTLLFPYLTLYGVYIKLLRYENNHKLSS; from the coding sequence ATGAATAAGGTGATATGTATTGATATAGGTAATAAGAATATTAAGATAGGAACATTCAAAAATTTAAAGGAAAAGCCAGAAGTTTTTATAGATAAAAAAGAAAATTCTTCAAAAATAATTGAAAAATTAATAAACAAATATGGGAATTTAAAAATTTATGGAATATCAGTTGTCCCTTTTATTAAAGAAAAGCTAATGGAAAAATTCAAAATTAAATTTTTTGAAAATAATGATTTTAAAGAAATTAAAAATCCTTACATAGATAAAGAGAAACTGGGAATTGATAGAATAGTTAATGTTTATGCTGCTATAAATTTATTTAAAAAAGATGTCATTGTTATTGATTTTGGAACTGCTATAACAATAGATGTAGCATTCAAAAATGGTGACTTTAAGGGAGGATTAATAATACCATCACCAAAAACTCAGTTGGAAGTATTAAGTAAAAAAACGGCTCTTATTAAAATGGATGAAATTTATAAAGGTCTTAAAATTATAGGAAAAAGCACAGAAGAATGTGTGAGTTTTGGTATAAAAAATGTCACAATATTTGGAATTAAAGGAATTTTAGATATGATAAAAAGAAAATATAGGAAAAATTTTAAAATTATAATAACAGGTGGAGATGCTTTTATTTTCAAAAAATACTTAAAAAATACTTTACTCTTTCCCTATTTAACTCTTTATGGAGTATATATAAAATTATTGAGATATGAAAATAATCACAAACTCTCCTCTTGA
- a CDS encoding biotin--[acetyl-CoA-carboxylase] ligase, whose translation MKIIELKEVFSTQDYIKKYISEKKEKIFVFAEKQIKGKGRGNRLFYSPVGGLYFSFYLPDIEDEKHIFLITSVSAFTFIEEKVKEFNLKPYIRIPNDIMINKKKVCGILIEKSENKFICGIGINVNTTFFPSDLKEASSLYLLTGKKFNLKKFKKDIIEKIEEISSLTYEALYKRYSENITISKKIEFLYDNQIFRGVLNEIKNDFVISVSINDKVLDFPLFEIFNFREIDE comes from the coding sequence ATGAAAATTATAGAACTTAAAGAAGTTTTTTCAACACAGGATTATATAAAAAAATACATTTCAGAAAAAAAGGAAAAAATTTTTGTCTTTGCAGAGAAACAAATAAAAGGAAAAGGAAGAGGAAATAGATTATTTTATTCACCTGTGGGGGGTCTATATTTTTCTTTTTATTTACCAGATATTGAAGATGAAAAGCATATTTTTTTAATAACATCTGTTTCAGCATTTACTTTTATAGAAGAAAAAGTTAAAGAGTTTAATTTAAAACCTTATATAAGAATTCCTAATGATATTATGATAAATAAGAAAAAGGTTTGTGGTATTTTAATTGAAAAATCAGAAAATAAATTTATATGTGGAATTGGTATAAATGTTAATACAACTTTTTTTCCTTCAGATTTAAAGGAGGCAAGTTCCCTTTATCTTTTAACAGGAAAAAAATTTAATTTAAAAAAATTTAAAAAAGATATAATTGAAAAAATTGAAGAAATATCCTCTCTTACCTATGAAGCTCTTTATAAAAGATATTCAGAAAATATCACAATTAGTAAAAAAATTGAATTTCTATATGACAACCAAATTTTTAGAGGTGTATTGAATGAAATAAAAAATGATTTTGTGATAAGTGTTTCAATAAATGATAAAGTTTTAGATTTTCCTCTTTTTGAAATTTTCAATTTCAGAGAAATTGATGAATAA
- a CDS encoding pyridoxine 5'-phosphate synthase, producing the protein MKPIKLSVNVDHIATLREARKEKFPDPLLAAIIAEQAGASGITCHIRLDRRHIKEEDVERLKKHISGELNLEMCVDFVNFALKVKPHWVTIVPEREGEITTEGGLDLKKMKDELKEPIKKLKENGINVSLFIEPDEEMIKIAKELGADAVELNTNSYVKSHGENREREIERLKTNAKFAHSLGLKVRAGHGLTRQNLIPLLEIEEIEEVSIGFAIIADSVLSGLYNVVKEYREILMRKGI; encoded by the coding sequence ATGAAACCAATTAAATTAAGTGTTAATGTTGATCACATTGCTACTTTAAGAGAAGCAAGAAAAGAAAAATTTCCTGATCCTCTTTTAGCAGCTATTATTGCAGAACAAGCAGGTGCAAGTGGGATAACCTGTCATATAAGATTAGATAGAAGACATATAAAGGAGGAAGATGTTGAAAGATTAAAAAAACATATTTCAGGGGAACTGAATTTAGAAATGTGTGTGGATTTTGTTAATTTTGCTTTAAAAGTGAAACCTCACTGGGTAACAATTGTTCCGGAAAGGGAGGGTGAAATAACTACAGAAGGTGGTCTTGATCTCAAAAAAATGAAGGATGAATTAAAAGAACCAATCAAAAAACTAAAAGAAAATGGTATAAATGTTAGTCTTTTTATAGAACCGGATGAGGAAATGATAAAAATTGCAAAAGAACTGGGTGCTGATGCTGTTGAACTTAATACAAATTCCTATGTAAAATCTCATGGAGAAAATAGAGAAAGAGAAATAGAGAGGCTTAAAACCAATGCTAAATTTGCCCATTCTTTAGGTCTTAAAGTTCGAGCAGGACATGGACTTACTCGTCAGAATTTAATTCCACTTCTTGAAATTGAGGAAATTGAAGAAGTCTCCATTGGTTTTGCAATTATTGCAGATAGTGTTCTATCAGGTTTATACAATGTTGTAAAAGAATACAGGGAAATTCTTATGCGGAAAGGTATTTAA
- the tsaE gene encoding tRNA (adenosine(37)-N6)-threonylcarbamoyltransferase complex ATPase subunit type 1 TsaE, whose product MKIITNSPLETFELGKKVGENIKAPISLLIEGSLGSGKTTFIRGVLSYFGYDIVRSPSFLYVYEYKIPEGKIYHLDLYRIEIEDIDKKLNLSEIMDEKSIFLVEWPFKVRNLNFPNSYEVRINVISDTKREFISDFFKFIKI is encoded by the coding sequence ATGAAAATAATCACAAACTCTCCTCTTGAAACCTTTGAACTTGGTAAAAAAGTTGGAGAAAATATAAAAGCACCTATATCTCTTTTAATTGAGGGTTCTCTTGGGTCCGGTAAAACAACTTTTATAAGGGGTGTATTATCTTATTTTGGTTATGATATAGTAAGGAGTCCTTCTTTTCTTTATGTTTATGAATATAAAATTCCGGAGGGAAAAATTTATCACCTTGATTTATATAGAATTGAGATTGAGGATATTGATAAAAAATTAAATTTATCAGAGATTATGGATGAAAAATCTATTTTTCTTGTTGAATGGCCTTTTAAAGTTAGGAATTTAAATTTTCCAAATTCTTATGAAGTAAGGATAAATGTTATTAGTGATACCAAAAGAGAGTTTATAAGTGATTTTTTTAAATTTATAAAAATATGA
- the ruvX gene encoding Holliday junction resolvase RuvX has protein sequence MGRILGIDYGERFVGFAISDEKECISSPLFEIDKRKKSFKKTIKELIEKYKPYLIVFGEPRSIKGEGLKLSEEIKKEGEKIEKEYHIKVVYWDEWESSKLARKHKKKEIHSISAAYILQDYLNFKYNKKDTKKEG, from the coding sequence TTGGGAAGAATATTAGGAATTGATTATGGTGAAAGATTTGTTGGTTTTGCAATTTCAGATGAGAAAGAATGCATATCTTCTCCACTTTTTGAAATTGATAAAAGAAAAAAAAGTTTTAAAAAAACTATTAAAGAATTAATAGAGAAATATAAACCTTACTTAATTGTTTTTGGGGAACCTCGTTCTATTAAAGGAGAAGGTTTGAAACTTTCTGAAGAAATAAAAAAGGAAGGTGAAAAAATTGAAAAAGAATATCATATAAAGGTAGTTTACTGGGATGAATGGGAATCCTCTAAGCTTGCAAGGAAGCATAAAAAAAAGGAAATTCACTCAATATCAGCAGCCTATATATTGCAGGATTACCTAAATTTTAAGTATAATAAAAAAGACACAAAGAAGGAGGGTTAA
- a CDS encoding tyrosine-type recombinase/integrase, translated as MHFFLDFLKYQKNYSEHTLKSYEKDITLFFDYAKEKYNIFEPEKIETFHLREYFADLLKYGYRKKSIARKISSLKVFYRFLLKEKIIKENPLKGIHIPKLEKELPQTIPEEIIKNVLEKWEPEDFIDFRNKLIIEFLYGLGIRASELIDIKISDISIGLKEIRIKGKGNKTRIIPVPELPFKFLLNFLEIRKKYGIESIFLFTTKKGRKLSYPALRKIVNEIFIKRANISGIHPHLLRHAFATHLLDHGADLKSIQELLGHSSLSTTEIYTNLSLREIKRIYKKTHPREKLNENYRT; from the coding sequence TTGCACTTTTTTTTAGATTTTTTAAAGTATCAAAAAAATTATTCTGAGCACACATTAAAATCCTATGAGAAGGATATAACTTTATTTTTTGATTATGCAAAGGAAAAATATAACATTTTTGAACCAGAAAAAATTGAAACCTTTCATTTAAGAGAATATTTTGCAGATCTTTTAAAATACGGGTATAGAAAAAAATCAATAGCAAGAAAAATATCTTCTTTAAAAGTTTTTTACAGGTTCTTATTAAAAGAAAAAATAATAAAAGAAAATCCTTTAAAGGGTATTCATATTCCGAAACTGGAAAAAGAATTACCACAAACTATTCCTGAGGAAATTATAAAAAATGTTCTTGAAAAATGGGAACCTGAAGATTTTATTGATTTCAGAAATAAATTAATTATTGAATTTTTATATGGTTTGGGGATAAGAGCAAGTGAACTGATTGATATTAAAATTTCTGATATTTCCATAGGACTTAAAGAAATAAGAATAAAAGGTAAGGGAAATAAAACAAGAATAATACCTGTTCCAGAATTACCTTTTAAGTTTCTTTTAAATTTTTTGGAAATTAGAAAAAAATATGGAATAGAAAGTATATTTTTATTCACTACAAAGAAAGGGAGGAAATTGTCATATCCAGCTTTAAGAAAAATTGTAAATGAGATTTTTATAAAAAGAGCAAATATTTCTGGAATTCATCCCCATCTTCTGAGACATGCTTTTGCAACACATCTTCTTGACCATGGTGCTGACTTAAAGAGCATCCAGGAGCTTTTAGGTCACTCCTCTCTTTCAACAACAGAAATTTACACAAACCTTTCCTTAAGGGAAATAAAAAGAATTTATAAAAAAACTCATCCAAGAGAAAAATTAAATGAAAATTATAGAACTTAA
- a CDS encoding NADP-dependent malic enzyme gives MKITKQEALEYHSKGKKGKLEIKLTKPCETQRDLSLAYTPGVAEPCLEIEKDPLLAYEYTAKGNLVAVISNGTAVLGLGNIGALAGKPVMEGKCVLFKRFADVDAIDIEIDTEDVEEFIRTVKLISPTFGGINLEDVKAPECFEIEERLKEELDIPVFHDDQHGTAIISGAGLLNALELTGKKIDQIKVVFNGAGASAIATAKFYLLLGVKKENLIICDTKGVIYKGRKEGMNKYKEEFAQDTDKRTLAEALEGADVFVGLSIGNVVTKEMVKKMADKPIIFAMANPIPEISYEDAKEARPDAIVATGRSDYPNQVNNVLGFPFIFRGALDVRARKINDEMKLAAAKALAELAKEDVPDSVAKAYGVKRIEFGKDYIIPKPLDPRVLFWEAPAVAKAAMETGVARLKIDIEEYREKLKEKVMKGGRVMHIIIQEAKRKLTKIAYAEGEHEKIIRACSIVSNDGIAFPVLLGRKEIIEEKIKNLKLNFEYEIIDPVLSPKREIYAEKLFKIRERKGVTKQWAYFSLSNPIVFGSMMVHEGDAHGLIAGLTMDYANALKPILQIIKTEENTKTVAGLYIVLIENEVFLFADATININPDPETLAEIASLTANFAKDLGIEPKIAFLSFSNFGSVRVKEAEKVSEAVKIFKRKYPNIIAEGEMQADTALVPEIIEEFYPFSELKERANILIFPNLDAANISYKILQRLGNAQVIGPILLGTKMATCVLQKGDDVQDIVNMTAVVARDAQKKLKL, from the coding sequence ATGAAAATAACAAAACAGGAAGCCCTTGAGTATCATTCAAAAGGAAAAAAGGGAAAATTAGAAATAAAACTTACAAAACCCTGCGAAACTCAGAGGGATCTTTCTCTTGCTTATACTCCCGGTGTTGCAGAACCGTGTCTTGAAATAGAAAAAGATCCTTTACTTGCCTACGAATATACGGCAAAAGGTAATCTCGTTGCGGTTATTTCTAACGGAACTGCTGTATTAGGACTCGGGAATATTGGTGCACTTGCTGGAAAACCCGTTATGGAGGGAAAATGTGTTCTCTTTAAAAGATTTGCTGATGTTGATGCAATTGATATTGAAATTGATACTGAAGATGTGGAAGAATTTATAAGAACAGTTAAACTTATTTCCCCAACTTTTGGAGGAATAAATCTTGAAGATGTAAAGGCTCCCGAATGTTTTGAAATTGAGGAAAGATTAAAAGAAGAACTTGACATTCCTGTTTTTCATGATGATCAACACGGGACTGCTATAATTTCTGGGGCTGGTTTATTAAATGCACTTGAACTTACAGGTAAAAAAATTGACCAAATAAAGGTTGTGTTTAATGGAGCAGGAGCATCAGCTATTGCAACTGCAAAATTTTATTTACTTCTCGGCGTTAAGAAGGAAAACCTTATTATATGTGATACAAAGGGTGTTATTTATAAGGGAAGAAAAGAAGGAATGAATAAGTATAAAGAAGAGTTTGCTCAGGATACAGACAAAAGAACCCTTGCAGAAGCCCTTGAAGGAGCTGATGTTTTTGTTGGACTTTCAATCGGGAATGTTGTTACAAAAGAAATGGTTAAAAAAATGGCAGATAAACCAATAATTTTTGCAATGGCAAATCCTATACCAGAAATAAGTTATGAAGATGCAAAAGAGGCAAGACCAGATGCAATTGTTGCCACTGGAAGAAGTGATTATCCAAATCAAGTTAACAATGTTCTTGGTTTTCCTTTTATTTTTAGAGGAGCACTTGATGTGAGAGCAAGAAAAATCAATGATGAGATGAAACTTGCTGCTGCAAAAGCTCTTGCTGAACTTGCTAAAGAAGATGTACCTGATTCAGTTGCAAAAGCGTATGGAGTAAAAAGGATTGAGTTTGGGAAAGATTATATAATTCCAAAACCACTTGATCCACGGGTTTTATTCTGGGAAGCACCAGCTGTTGCAAAGGCTGCAATGGAAACTGGTGTTGCAAGATTAAAAATTGATATTGAAGAATACAGGGAAAAATTAAAGGAAAAAGTAATGAAAGGTGGAAGAGTAATGCACATTATTATTCAGGAAGCAAAAAGGAAATTAACAAAAATTGCTTATGCTGAAGGGGAACATGAAAAAATAATAAGAGCATGCAGCATTGTATCAAATGATGGAATTGCTTTTCCAGTTTTACTTGGTAGAAAAGAAATAATTGAAGAGAAAATAAAAAACTTAAAATTAAACTTCGAATACGAAATAATTGATCCCGTCTTATCTCCAAAAAGGGAAATTTATGCTGAAAAACTTTTTAAAATAAGGGAAAGAAAAGGAGTTACAAAACAGTGGGCATACTTTTCTCTTTCCAATCCTATTGTTTTCGGTTCTATGATGGTTCATGAAGGTGATGCACACGGTCTTATAGCAGGACTTACAATGGATTATGCAAATGCCTTAAAACCAATACTTCAGATTATAAAAACTGAGGAAAACACAAAAACTGTAGCTGGATTATATATTGTTTTGATTGAAAACGAAGTATTTTTATTTGCCGATGCAACAATAAACATAAATCCTGATCCTGAGACTCTTGCAGAGATAGCTTCTCTTACAGCTAATTTTGCAAAAGATCTGGGAATAGAACCCAAGATAGCATTTCTATCTTTCTCAAACTTTGGTAGTGTTAGGGTAAAGGAAGCAGAAAAGGTAAGTGAAGCAGTTAAAATTTTCAAGAGAAAATATCCTAATATCATTGCAGAAGGTGAAATGCAAGCTGATACTGCTCTTGTGCCTGAAATTATTGAAGAATTCTATCCCTTTTCAGAGTTAAAGGAAAGGGCAAATATTTTAATTTTCCCAAATCTTGATGCTGCTAATATTTCATATAAAATACTTCAGAGACTTGGAAATGCCCAAGTTATAGGTCCAATTCTTCTTGGAACAAAAATGGCTACCTGTGTATTGCAGAAAGGTGATGATGTTCAAGATATCGTGAATATGACAGCTGTTGTTGCAAGAGATGCCCAGAAGAAGCTCAAACTTTAA